One stretch of Mus pahari chromosome 5, PAHARI_EIJ_v1.1, whole genome shotgun sequence DNA includes these proteins:
- the Golt1a gene encoding vesicle transport protein GOT1A, with translation MISITEWQKIGVGITGFGVFFILFGILLYFDSVLLAFGNLLFLTGLSLIIGLRRTFAFFFQRHKLKGTSFFLGGVAIVLLRWPLLGMLLEAYGFVSLFKGFFPVVFGFLGSASNIPFLSTLFQKLQGSSSSMV, from the exons ATGATCTCCATCACCGAGTGGCAGA AAATCGGCGTGGGCATCACTGGCTTTGGcgtcttcttcatcctctttggGATTCTCCTGTACTTTGACTCCGTGCTCTTGGCTTTTGGAAAC CTGCTGTTCCTGACTGGCCTCTCCCTCATCATCGGCCTGAGGAGAACATTTGCCTTCTTCTTTCAACGGCACAAGCTCAAGGGAACCAGCTTCTTCTTGGGGGGTGTCGCCATTGTGCTGCTGCGCTGGCCCCTGCTGGGCATGCTCCTGGAGGCCTATGGCTTTGTTAGCCTCTTCAA GGGCTTTTTCCCTGTCGTCTTTGGCTTCCTGGGCAGTGCGTCTAACATCCCCTTCCTGAGCACA CTGTTCCAGAAGCTTCAGGGCTCCTCCAGCTCAATGGTCTGA
- the Kiss1 gene encoding metastasis-suppressor KiSS-1, with amino-acid sequence MISLASWQLLLLLCVATSGEPLTKVAPLVKPGPAGQRSGPQELVNAWEKESRYAESKPGSAGLRARRTTPCPPVESPAGRQRPLCASHSRLIPAPRGAVLVQREKDLSTYNWNSFGLRYGRRQAARAARG; translated from the exons ATGATCTCATTGGCTTCTTggcagctgctgcttctcctctgtgTCGCCACCTCTGGGGAGCCACTGACAAAAGTGGCACCTCTGGTGAAGCCTGGACCCGCAG GCCAGCGGTCCGGACCCCAGGAACTAGTTAATGCCTGGGAAAAGGAATCGCGGTATGCAGAGAGCAAGCCTGGGTCTGCAGGGCTGCGCGCTCGTAGGACGACACCATGCCCTCCGGTCGAGAGCCCCGCGGGGCGCCAGAGGCCCCTGTGTGCTTCCCACAGTCGCCTGATCCCTGCGCCCCGCGGAGCGGTGCTGGTGCAGCGGGAGAAGGACCTGTCAACCTACAACTGGAACTCCTTCGGCCTGCGCTATGGCAGGAGGCAGGCGGCGCGGGCAGCGCGGGGCTGA